One Nitrospira sp. DNA segment encodes these proteins:
- a CDS encoding IS630 family transposase: MKQERAEWQENQPALDVSKLVFIDETGANTQMTRPRGRSPKGKRCHASVPGGHWNTTTFIAGLRVNEVTAPMTLDGPMDQEAFLIYVRQVLCPALKPGDIVIADNLGSHKSDDVRKAIEAVGASIRYLPPYSPDFNPIEMFFSKLKALLKKAALRTVDALWNEIGKLLDAFSPQECAKYFNAAGYSCMAK, from the coding sequence GTGAAACAGGAACGGGCCGAGTGGCAGGAAAACCAACCCGCGCTTGATGTCAGCAAGCTGGTGTTCATCGACGAAACCGGCGCGAACACTCAGATGACCCGCCCGCGCGGGCGTTCTCCGAAAGGCAAGCGGTGCCATGCTTCCGTTCCGGGCGGTCACTGGAACACCACGACGTTCATCGCCGGGTTGCGCGTGAACGAAGTCACCGCGCCGATGACGCTCGACGGCCCCATGGATCAAGAGGCATTCCTTATCTATGTACGCCAAGTCCTCTGCCCCGCCTTGAAGCCAGGCGATATCGTCATCGCCGACAATCTCGGCAGTCACAAGAGCGACGACGTGCGAAAGGCCATCGAAGCCGTCGGCGCAAGCATTCGCTATCTGCCCCCGTACTCGCCCGACTTCAATCCGATTGAAATGTTTTTCTCCAAACTCAAAGCGCTGCTCAAAAAAGCCGCACTCCGCACCGTCGACGCACTATGGAATGAAATCGGGAAACTCCTCGACGCCTTCTCACCGCAAGAATGCGCCAAGTACTTCAACGCCGCAGGCTATTCGTGCATGGCTAAATAG
- a CDS encoding tyrosine-type recombinase/integrase: MRPMSVTIREWKGAWWIFINHHGTRKAKRIGTGVVGKKAAKQAAQQIQARLALGQTAFDCPQTSMTLDAYVETFLERIEQTRKHTTHADYRKIFDRYVFPVFKGRDLQQITREKVKAFAVGCLQRGLSAKTVQNIIRTLSSLFSHAIEDNLITANPALRPSKFLPKISKRRSINPLTREELARFLAHAKTASPTLYPAFLCASCTGLRQGELLALQWDDVNFAGRFLEIRRNFTHGKMTTPKSGESRRVDLSRELTARLEQFLFNHA, translated from the coding sequence ATGCGTCCTATGAGTGTCACGATTCGAGAGTGGAAAGGGGCGTGGTGGATTTTCATCAACCACCATGGTACCCGCAAGGCCAAGCGGATTGGGACGGGAGTGGTGGGGAAGAAGGCCGCGAAACAGGCGGCTCAACAAATTCAAGCCAGGCTGGCGCTGGGGCAAACTGCGTTCGACTGTCCACAGACCAGCATGACCCTGGACGCCTACGTCGAGACATTTCTCGAACGGATTGAACAGACCCGCAAACATACCACACACGCCGACTACCGAAAGATCTTCGACCGCTACGTCTTCCCAGTCTTTAAAGGACGGGATCTTCAGCAGATCACGCGGGAGAAGGTAAAGGCCTTCGCGGTCGGGTGCCTGCAGCGCGGCTTGTCGGCAAAGACTGTGCAGAACATCATCCGCACGTTAAGCAGCCTCTTCAGTCATGCGATTGAGGACAATCTCATCACGGCCAATCCCGCATTGAGACCGAGCAAGTTTCTGCCGAAGATTAGCAAACGCCGTTCGATCAACCCCCTGACCCGCGAAGAGCTCGCGCGCTTCTTGGCCCATGCGAAAACCGCGTCGCCGACACTCTATCCGGCATTTCTCTGTGCATCCTGTACTGGATTGCGCCAAGGTGAGCTCTTGGCCCTTCAGTGGGATGATGTCAATTTCGCGGGGCGCTTTCTGGAGATCCGTCGTAACTTCACACATGGCAAGATGACCACGCCCAAGAGCGGCGAGTCTCGACGCGTGGACCTCTCACGAGAACTCACTGCCCGCCTAGAGCAGTTTCTATTTAATCATGCATAA
- the lptE gene encoding LPS assembly lipoprotein LptE: MREKRDGSTWHHTRSRLMSCRATLARLAILACLALFVGCGYQFRVEGAGPTIGGASAPTSNEPRPRLVIRTLINNSFEPNLETRYTNYFREEFSTGSGAQIVPDSEAADLVLTGQILSVIVSTLSFTLSETFERRVEVIVSVQVQGVRPGKKMVWTQIAKGASEFFISTDLQFNRALQDRAEEQAGRFVAADLAARFLLELETSGFTKQASAPAPASH, from the coding sequence ATGCGGGAAAAGCGGGACGGGTCAACATGGCATCACACGCGCAGTCGGTTGATGTCTTGTCGCGCGACTCTCGCTAGACTCGCCATTCTCGCTTGTCTTGCGCTCTTCGTCGGCTGCGGCTATCAGTTTCGAGTAGAGGGAGCGGGACCGACTATCGGAGGAGCATCTGCCCCGACGTCTAACGAACCACGGCCACGCCTCGTGATCCGAACGTTGATCAACAACAGCTTTGAGCCGAATCTGGAAACACGATACACCAATTATTTTCGCGAAGAATTTTCCACCGGAAGCGGGGCACAGATCGTGCCGGATTCCGAAGCGGCGGATCTCGTACTGACCGGGCAAATCCTTTCGGTGATCGTGTCGACCCTCAGTTTTACGCTGTCGGAGACGTTCGAAAGGAGGGTCGAGGTGATCGTCTCGGTTCAGGTTCAAGGCGTTCGGCCCGGCAAAAAAATGGTCTGGACACAAATCGCAAAAGGTGCATCGGAGTTCTTTATTTCAACCGATCTCCAATTTAATCGTGCGCTGCAGGATCGCGCGGAGGAGCAGGCTGGTCGCTTTGTGGCGGCAGACCTGGCGGCGCGTTTCCTCTTAGAGCTCGAGACGAGCGGCTTCACGAAGCAAGCGTCAGCACCGGCTCCTGCATCTCACTAA
- the pyrF gene encoding orotidine-5'-phosphate decarboxylase: MKIVARDRLIFALDVPSAAEADRFLDHLQGHISFVKVGLELYTAAGPAMIQRIVERGMRVFLDLKFLDIEETVRRATARVASMGVDFLTVHANRKALTAAAQGRAGSSLKLLAVTVLTNFDSNDLREMGIQRTVQDLVTARALLAAEVGCDGVVASGEEAAAIRQKVGPRFAIVTPGVRPVGKGVDDHARATTPTQTIASGADYLVIGRPIRDAADPSATVAAILAEMQAAFDARQ, translated from the coding sequence GTGAAGATCGTCGCACGAGATCGACTCATTTTCGCATTGGACGTACCTTCAGCGGCAGAAGCGGATCGGTTCTTGGACCACCTTCAAGGACATATCTCCTTTGTCAAGGTGGGTCTTGAGCTCTACACCGCGGCAGGCCCGGCCATGATCCAGCGGATTGTGGAGCGAGGCATGCGGGTGTTTCTTGACTTGAAGTTTCTTGATATCGAGGAGACGGTTCGTCGCGCGACGGCACGGGTCGCGTCGATGGGAGTGGATTTCTTAACCGTTCATGCGAACCGCAAGGCGCTCACGGCGGCCGCGCAGGGGCGAGCAGGGTCATCGCTTAAACTGTTGGCCGTGACTGTGCTGACGAACTTCGACAGCAACGATCTTCGGGAGATGGGCATACAACGGACAGTGCAAGATCTTGTCACAGCCCGGGCGTTGCTGGCAGCAGAGGTCGGCTGTGACGGCGTGGTGGCATCTGGTGAAGAGGCCGCAGCCATCCGCCAGAAAGTCGGTCCGCGCTTCGCAATCGTGACACCGGGTGTGCGTCCGGTTGGAAAAGGAGTCGACGATCATGCTCGAGCGACAACGCCCACCCAGACGATCGCCTCGGGTGCCGATTATCTCGTGATCGGCCGACCCATTCGTGATGCAGCAGATCCATCGGCGACCGTGGCCGCCATTCTTGCCGAGATGCAGGCTGCGTTCGATGCACGGCAGTAA
- the holA gene encoding DNA polymerase III subunit delta, producing the protein MASAVNYVQLESTLKQGGAGSLYLVVGEEDLLRDSALAAIKRAAIGSEGDEFNYELFYGDEARGTEIRDSVSAVPVFAERRLVVVKGAEKLTARESDLLLDHVENPVESTTLVFVSSKLDGRLKFSQALTRAAIVVDCSPLRDSQLPAWIARETERVGLRLEDAAAQVLQESCGASLYGVRRELEKLASYVPDDRAVTADDVHLLRGMDPGASVFDLTLAIAEGRRGRVLSILARNLEAGEAPLRILGSLAWQYRRLWKVKESLTNGGREGEAARSLRMEPWKVRAFLDRFSEPRLQEALRQFLDADGRLKGGSGSRPRIVLERLLLKLCEDNAGRRVEPSPRPSNSPTKVPPRVVSNVRTIKSRNRAGH; encoded by the coding sequence ATGGCATCGGCGGTGAATTACGTGCAGCTGGAGTCGACCTTGAAACAGGGAGGCGCTGGGTCCCTGTATCTCGTCGTAGGGGAAGAAGACCTTCTAAGGGATTCTGCGCTCGCCGCCATCAAGCGCGCAGCCATTGGGAGTGAAGGGGACGAGTTCAACTACGAACTGTTCTATGGAGATGAAGCAAGAGGAACCGAGATCAGGGACAGTGTGTCGGCAGTGCCCGTCTTCGCGGAGCGTCGCTTGGTCGTGGTGAAGGGGGCGGAGAAACTGACCGCTCGAGAAAGCGACCTGCTGCTGGACCATGTGGAAAATCCTGTGGAATCCACGACGCTGGTGTTCGTGAGCTCCAAATTGGACGGTCGGTTGAAATTCTCTCAGGCTCTGACCAGAGCGGCAATCGTAGTCGACTGTTCACCTCTCCGCGATTCACAGCTCCCTGCTTGGATCGCCCGTGAAACAGAACGGGTCGGGCTTCGGTTGGAGGATGCGGCAGCCCAGGTGCTGCAGGAGTCGTGTGGTGCATCACTGTATGGCGTGCGGCGCGAATTGGAGAAGCTGGCCTCGTATGTACCGGACGATCGGGCTGTCACCGCTGACGACGTCCATCTGCTGCGCGGTATGGATCCCGGCGCCTCGGTGTTTGATTTGACCCTCGCCATCGCAGAGGGTCGCCGGGGACGAGTCCTTTCTATCCTGGCGCGCAACCTCGAGGCAGGAGAGGCCCCGCTTCGGATCCTCGGTTCCCTCGCATGGCAGTATCGCCGTCTCTGGAAAGTCAAAGAGTCGCTGACCAACGGCGGCCGTGAGGGAGAGGCTGCCAGGAGCTTGCGCATGGAGCCCTGGAAAGTCCGCGCTTTTCTCGATCGGTTTTCTGAGCCACGCCTTCAAGAGGCACTGCGTCAGTTTCTCGACGCCGACGGGAGACTCAAGGGTGGAAGCGGGAGTCGGCCGAGAATCGTGCTGGAGCGCCTGTTGTTGAAGCTCTGTGAGGACAATGCGGGACGTCGCGTTGAACCGTCTCCGCGTCCTTCGAACTCACCGACGAAGGTTCCTCCGCGAGTCGTGTCGAACGTGCGAACGATTAAGAGCCGGAACCGGGCAGGGCATTGA
- a CDS encoding helix-turn-helix domain-containing protein, whose translation MAAYSQDLRDRVLRGLERGEGATSIAHRLEVSLRWVYHVKDRYEKEGERAAQKLGGYRRSRVAAMEPHIRAWIGAQVDMTLAELSERLAEHGVTIKTTALWHQLDKWNLTFKKNSARQRARTRRRETGTGRVAGKPTRA comes from the coding sequence ATGGCGGCATATTCACAGGATTTACGGGATCGGGTGTTGCGCGGGCTTGAGCGCGGCGAGGGGGCGACATCGATTGCCCACCGGCTGGAAGTGAGCCTGCGCTGGGTGTACCACGTCAAGGATCGTTACGAGAAGGAGGGGGAGCGGGCGGCGCAGAAGTTGGGCGGGTATCGCCGTTCGCGCGTGGCGGCGATGGAGCCGCATATTCGGGCATGGATCGGCGCGCAGGTTGATATGACGCTCGCTGAGTTAAGCGAGCGGCTAGCCGAGCACGGCGTGACGATCAAAACGACCGCGCTGTGGCATCAGCTTGATAAATGGAACCTGACGTTTAAAAAAAACTCTGCGCGCCAGCGAGCAAGAACGAGAAGACGTGAAACAGGAACGGGCCGAGTGGCAGGAAAACCAACCCGCGCTTGA
- the rpsT gene encoding 30S ribosomal protein S20 yields the protein MPQSHKSTIRRARQAERRHDRNRATVNTVKTLIKKVQSALSEKNADEARAGLLEATSAIGKAVSKGILHRNTASRRISRLALRVNALPGSGS from the coding sequence ATGCCTCAGTCTCATAAATCAACGATTCGACGCGCTCGCCAAGCCGAGCGGCGACATGATCGTAATCGGGCCACCGTCAATACGGTCAAGACCCTCATCAAGAAGGTTCAGTCCGCCCTGTCGGAGAAGAACGCAGACGAGGCCAGGGCCGGTTTGCTGGAAGCGACCTCGGCAATCGGGAAAGCTGTTTCGAAAGGCATCCTTCATCGCAACACGGCATCCCGCCGAATTTCACGTTTGGCTCTTCGCGTCAATGCCCTGCCCGGTTCCGGCTCTTAA